One segment of Anser cygnoides isolate HZ-2024a breed goose chromosome 5, Taihu_goose_T2T_genome, whole genome shotgun sequence DNA contains the following:
- the IVD gene encoding isovaleryl-CoA dehydrogenase, mitochondrial → MAAAALRRAALTAGGAGRRRALGWPRRGCAGLAVDDAVNGLSDEQRQLRQTMTKFCQEHLAPKAQQIDQENEFKGMREFWKKLGELGVLGITAPVKYGGSALGYLDHVLVMEEISRASAAVGLSYGAHSNLCINQLVRNGNEAQKEKYLPKLISGEHVGALAMSEPNAGSDVVSMKLKADKKGDYFVLNGNKFWITNGPDADVLIVYAKTDLNAVPASQGITAFIVEKGTPGFSTAQKLDKLGMRGSNTCELIFEDCKIPAENILGTLSKGVYVLMSGLDLERLVLSGGPLGIMQAVLDHAIPYLHVREAFGQKIGQFQLMQGKMADMYTRLMACRQYVYNVAKACDRGHFNAKDCAGVILYSAECATQVALDGIQCLGGNGYINDYPMGRFLRDAKLYEIGAGTSEVRRLIIGRAFNAAFK, encoded by the exons atggcggcggcggcgctgcggaGAGCGGCGCTGacggcgggcggggcggggcggcgccgaGCGCTGGGGTggccgcggcggggctgcgccgggcTGGCGGTGGACGACGCCGTCAACGGGCTGAGCGACGAGCAGCGGCAG CTTAGACAGACCATGACAAAGTTCTGTCAAGAGCATTTGGCTCCGAAGGCCCAACAAATTGACCAGGAGAATGAATTCAAAGGCATGCGG GAGTTTTGGAAGAAACTTGGGGAACTGGGAGTTCTGGGGATCACGGCTCCTG tgaaGTATGGTGGATCTGCTTTGGGGTATCTGGACCACGTGCTGGTGATGGAGGAAATTTCTCGTGCGTCAGCAGCTGTTGGGCTTAGTTATGGAGCCCACTCCAACCTTTGTATCAACCAGCTGGTGCGGAACGGCAACGAAGCCCAGAAGGAGAAGTATTTGCCCAAG CTAATCAGTGGGGAGCACGTTGGAGCCCTAGCAATGAGCGAGCCTAATGCTGGATCTGATGTTGTGTCCATGAAGCTGAAAGCAGATAAGAAAG GGGACTACTTTGTTTTGAATGGGAACAAATTTTGGATTACCAACGGGCCCGACGCAGATGTTCTCATTGTTTATGCTAAAACAGACCTAAATGCTGTACCAGCCTCCCAAGGTATAACTGCGTTCATCGTGGAGAAG GGAACCCCAGgtttcagcacagcacagaagctTGATAAGCTGGGAATGAGAGGGTCTAACACCTGTGAATTGATCTTTGAGGACTGTAAGATCCCCG CTGAAAATATCTTGGGGACACTGAGCAAGGGAGTCTACGTTTTGATGAGTGGGCTGGACCTGGAGAGACTCGTGCTGTCTGGTGGGCCACTGGG GATCATGCAAGCTGTTCTTGACCATGCAATTCCATACCTACATGTAagagaagcatttggacagaaAATTGGCCAGTTCCAG CTCATGCAAGGCAAAATGGCTGATATGTACACGCGGCTGATGGCATGCCGGCAGTACGTCTACAACGTGGCCAAGGCCTGTGACCGGGGCCACTTCAACGCAAAG GACTGTGCCGGAGTGATCCTCTACTCAGCGGAGTGCGCTACCCAGGTGGCTCTGGATGGGATTCAGTGCCTCG GTGGGAATGGTTACATCAATGACTACCCGATGGGACGCTTCCTGCGTGACGCCAAGCTCTACGAGATAGGGGCAGGCACCAGTGAAGTGCGCAGACTTATCATCGGCAGGGCGTTCAACGCAGCTTTCAAGTAA
- the KNSTRN gene encoding small kinetochore-associated protein: MQMAFSSKKQCVGKTLDPEFNKDPNFNFSSNIPVDGVFKATNQGFPKSAKKVEPLLKKTATRGPLSRYKLEAELKTKNELLETAKQQLHTRLTGAQSTIKELKEENEGLAQEVEKLKKFQETCMVILESRNIDPVTGSNIVEEEEKTKECQKQTMLLTEKLIAELRVFNQTAEKEKEALQTAMAKWKLAEEERQQSLEKHSSFQAEIKECSAILDELEQLLAM; this comes from the exons atgcagatggctttttcttcaaagaaacaaTGTGTCGGTAAAACACTGGATCCAGAGTTCAACAAAGATCCTAATTTTAACTTTAGCTCCAATATTCCAGTAGATGGTGTCTTCAAAGCTACAAATCAAGG GTTTCCTAAATCTGCCAAGAAAGTAGAACCACTTCTGAAGAAGACTGCTACAAGAGG GCCTCTGAGCAGATACAAACTagaagcagagctgaaaacCAAGAATGAGCTGCTAGAAACAGCCAAGCAGCAGTTACACACCAGACTAACAGGAGCACAG AGCACTATAAAGGAATTAAAGGAGGAGAATGAAGGCCTGGCGCAAGAAGTCGAGAAGCTCAAGAAATTTCAGGAGACGTGCATGGTcattttagaaagcagaaacattGATCCTG TTACAGGCAGCAACattgtggaggaggaagaaaagacaaaggaatGCCAGAAGCAGACAATG CTGTTGACTGAGAAGCTCATAGCAGAACTGAGGGTATTTAATCAAAcggctgaaaaagaaaaggaagcactTCAG ACGGCAATGGCTAAGTGGAAACTGGCAGAAGAAGAGAGGCAGCAGTCCCTGGAGAAGCATTCTTCCTTCCAAGCAGAAATAAAGGAATGTTCAGCAATACTCGATGAGttggagcagctcctggctATGTGA